A stretch of DNA from Alteromonas gilva:
ATACGTCACATCAACGTGTACCAGGGGATCGGAATGATCTTCATGCAATATAATTGTTAAGCCATTGTCGAGTTGATATTTTTCATAATCAATTGCGACGACCTGTGCTACACTTTTTGCAGTAGTAGCGGAGTGATTGGTGGTCTGGCTGCACCCGTAGAGAAAGCAGGCAAGAAACCCTATAACGATGAATCTAAACAACATTTAACATTCCGGGATTGACAGGTGTAGAAGAAATTCAAAGCCTACCGAGAGGTTTTTTAAACTGAATTTGACAACATTAACAAAAAATACAACTAAAAGTGTACCGCAAATCACATCCTATGTAGAAATAATTCCATAGAAAACCTATATTGAATTATCAGGAACTTATGCAAGAAAATTTGATGATCGTAGATTTTGAATTTGGACTTCGTCAGCTAAACGGCAACAAAAGTTTATTGTATAGGCTGCTGCGCAAGTTCGCCGCCGAATATCGCGACGTCGACGTGCGTTTGCAGGATCTGGTGGGCGCCCGGAATATCAGTGGTGCAGAAGATCTGGTTCACACCTTAAAAGGGGTATCGGGTAATCTTGGCTGCAACGCCGTTTATCAGGACAGCCGTTTGGTTAATGAGCAGTTAAAACACGGCGAGGCAGACGCCGCCGCCATGCAAAGTCTGTTCGACAACCTTAATAAAACCCTCGCGGTTATCGACGATTTGCCTGACGAACACACGGCATCAGCACCGGAAACTAAACCCGATGCGCATCACGAAGCCCATCAGGCATTTTGCCAGGCGCTTGAGCACCACGAATATATTAATGATGAAAAGCTGGCAAACTGGTTAGCCAAATTATCCCTGACACCTGCGCAGCAGGAACAGTTAACCGCGGCAGTGACCAGTCTGGAATACGATCAGGCATTAACAATACTTGCCACTGTGAAAAACTAACCCGTGGAGTTGCTGCTGTGCCATGACGACTTTATTGTCGTACATAAACCACCTGGCATCACCATGCACAATAGTGACACCGGCATTGTGCAACAGTGCGAGAGCCTCCTTAATTTATCCGGCTTACACCTTGTCCATCGACTCGACGATGTTACCTCTGGCTGCCTGATATTAGCGCGTCATGCTCAGTCTGCGGCCGTATTTGAACGGCTTTTTCGCCAGCATCAGGTGCAAAAATATTATCTGGCGCTGGTTGATAAAAAACCCAAAAAGAAACAAGGTACAGTTAAAGGTGACATGAAAAACCGTCGCAATGGCCAGCATATACTGCTAAAAAGTCAGCAGAATCCCGCTATTACACAGTTTTTCAGCTACGGTTTTGCTGATGCGCCGCGCATTATGCTGGTTAAGCCGCTCAGCGGTAAAACACATCAAATCAGGGTCGCTATGAAAAGCCTGGGCAGTCCTATTACCGGTGATACCCTGTATGGGGCGCAACCAGCAGACCGAACCTACCTGCACGCCTGGGGCTTAGAGTTTAGCTACAATGACGAGGATATCAGTATATTTTGCCGTCCTCAGTATGGTCAGCATTTTCTGACCCCGGTATTTACGGACTGGTTAAACAAGGCCCCCGCCCCGGGTGACTTAAACTGGCCGAAAACCACTCCCGCACCGCCAGTAAGCCCGCTGTAACTATGTCTGCAATAGTCAATATTCTTGGCAGTGGCGCAATAGGCGGACTCTGTGCGGCCGGCGCACAACAGGCCGGGGTGAGCTACCGTTTACTGCCCAGAGCCAGCTCAGCCCTTTTGCAAACCGTTGTATTACAAAACAGTCCTTCGCACGATAGTCGGTCGGTGTCGCTTCAACCGCTCGCTGATAGCGCTCCGGCGGCATTCACAGCGGATGACATTCTGATTTTGCCGCTTAAAGTGTTTCAGCTCAAAGCTGCGATAGCATACTGGCAACCCAAGCTCACCACAGACACGCCGATTATCCTGCTCCATAACGGCATGGGCGGTATGGAGCTGGCAGCTGAGTATTTACCGCTTAATCCGGTGTATCTGGCCACCACCAGCCATGGCGCCTTTAAAACGACAGCAACAACGGTGCAACATACCGGAGTGGGTAAAACCATGCTCGGATTGTCCCCCCTGCACAGCGCCTCAGCGTCATTGAATACCCATATTGGCCAACTCCTGCATCATTGTATTGGCCCGGTGACCTGGCGTGATGATATTTTATTAGCGTTGTGGCAAAAGCTGGCAATTAACTGTGCCATCAATCCGCTCACCGCGCAGCATAATGTTCGCAACGGCGCGCTGAGTAGTGCGGTGTTCCGGCCCACCATTGAAGCGGTCGTTAACGAGGTGTGTGAGGTTGCGGTAGCCTGCGGGATTGAGCTTCGCTACAGTGTCGTTTTAGCGCAGGTGTTTGAGGTAATTCAGCTGACAGCGACAAACTACTCAAGTATGCATCAGGATGTCGCCCACCAGCGCCCTACTGAAATAGACGCTATTACGGGTTATATTATTGCCCAGGCAAACAAAAAGGGTATTGATGTCACCACCAATACCCTGTTGTATAACGCCATAAAAAACGCGTGAGGTTTATTCGCTGTCTTGCTGCGTCTGCGGCTTCATATGCGGGAATAAGATAACGTCTTTAATGGTCGGGCTATCGGTAAACAGCATGGTCAGGCGATCGATACCGATACCCTCACCGGCTGTAGGCGGTAAGCCAAACTCCAGGGCCCGAATGTAGTCTTCGTCAAAGTGCATGGCTTCGTCGTCGCCGGCATCTTTTTCTTCAACTTGCTTACTAAAGCGTTCAGCCTGATCTTCGGGATCGTTAAGCTCACTGAAGCCATTGGCTAGTTCGCGTCCGCCAACAAAAAACTCAAAGCGATCGGTAATGAACGGGTTATTATCATTACGGCGCGCCAATGGTGACACTTCCCACGGATATTCGGTAATAAACGTAGGCTGCTCAAGCTGTTCTTCGGCGGTGGCTTCAAATATTTCGCACAAGTACTTGCCCGCGCCCCAGATACCGTCCACTTCCGGCTCTTTAATGTGTAACTGCTTGGCCATGGCTTTGAGTTCAGGCAAATGCGCTTCCGGATCGCGTATCGCGGCTTCATTGGCTTCTGGCCAGTATTTTAAGATGGCCTCGCCCATGCTCAGTCGCTCAAAGGGCTTGCCAAAATCATAGTGCTTTTCGGCAATCACATTACCGTCGGTATCACGTACGGTATTAACCAGTTTGGTAGTACCCAGAATATCGTCAGCCAGCGAACGCAGCATGTCTTCAGTCAGGTTCATCAGATCGTTATAGTCTGCATAAGCCTGATAAAACTCCAGCATGGTAAATTCCGGGTTATGGCGCGTTGACAGGCCTTCATTGCGGAAGTTACGGTTGATTTCGAACACGCGTTCAAAGCCCCCTACCACTAACCGCTTGAGGTATAACTCAGGCGCAATCCGTAAATACATATCGATGTCTAACGAATTGTGATGGGTGACGAAAGGTTTGGCTGTCGCGCCGCCCGGGATAACCTGCAACATGGGGGTTTCCACTTCGATATAATCGCGGGTGGTTAAGAAGTTACGGATACCGTTTACAATTTTGCTGCGAACCACAAAGGTTTCGCGGGTTTTCTCACTGGTGATGAGATCCACATAGCGCTGACGGTACTTGGTTTCCTGATCGGTCAGACCATGGAACTTCTCTGGCAGTGGACGCAGTGACTTGGTGAGCAATTCATAGCTGGCCATATTGACATACAAGTCGCCCTTGCCGGATTTATGCAGCGCGCCAGCCACACCAATAATATCGCCAATATCCAGTGACCCATAACGGGCTTTAAGATCTTTTTGAACCGTTTTATCGGCATACGCCTGAATACGACCGGTCATATCCTGGAGCAGTATAAAGGGGCCACGCTTGGCCATCACCCGCCCGGCAACGCTAACCTGGTTGTCTTGCTCAACCAGTGTTTCTTTGTCCAGCTCAGCGTATTTGTCTTGCAGTTCTTGTGCGTAATTCTCGCGACGAAAACTGTTAGGAAAGCCGTTAGCGCGACATTGTTCGCGAATAGCGCTGAGTTTAGCGCGACGCTCGGCAATCAATTTGTTTTCGTCGAGTTGTTGTTCGCTCATAGTTTATTCACTTAATTTTTGAGTTACTACAGGCCCGATTTCAGGCTGGCTTCTATAAATTTATCTAAATCGCCGTCTAAAACGGCCTGGGTATTACGGTTTTCTACGCCAGTGCGTAAATCTTTAATCCGCGAGTCATCCAACACGTAAGAGCGGATCTGACTGCCCCAGCCGATATCAGACTTGTTGTCTTCCAACGCTTGCTTTTCGGCATTTTGTTTTTGTAATTCAAATTCAAACAACTTCGCTTTTAACTGCTTCATTGCCTGATCTTTGTTTTTATGTTGCGAACGGTCGTTCTGGCACTGCACCACAATGTTGGTCGGTAAATGGGTAATTCGCACTGCCGAGTCTGTCCGGTTAACATGCTGACCACCCGCACCTGATGCCCGGTAGGTATCAATGCGTAAATCCGACGGATTAATATCGATTTCGATGTCGTCGTCTATTTCAGGGTAGGCAAACGCCGACGCAAAAGAAGTATGTCGGCGATTCCCTGAGTCAAACGGCGATTTACGTACCAGTCGGTGAACACCGGTTTCGGTGCGCAGCCAGCCAAACGCATATTCGCCACTAAACCGAATCGTTGCGCTCTTAATCCCCGCTACATCCCCGTCTGATACCTCGATGAGCTCGGTTTTAAAGCCGTGCAGTTCACCCCAGCGCAAGTACATACGCAGCAGCATATTGGCCCAGTCCTGGGCTTCGGTTCCGCCAGAGCCTGACTGGATATCCAAATAGCAGTCATTGGCATCGTTGGCACCGGAGAACATACGGCGAAACTCGAGCTTCTCAAGCTGCGAAATCAGCTCATTTAGTTCTTTTCGGGTTTCGTCAAAGGTTTCTTCATCTTCAGCCTCAACGGCTAATTCTAATAGCCCTTCAACGTCATCAGCACCCTGCTCAAGGTTAACGATGGTTTCAACCACCTGCTCCAAGGCAACCTTTTCTTTGCCTAACGCTTGCGCCTTCTCCGGATCATTCCACACGTCGGGGCTTTCAAGCTCGCGGTTAACTTCTTCTAATCGCTCTGACTTTGCATCAAAGTCAAAGATACCCCCGAAGCGCCGCAGTGCGCTCACGAATATCCTGAATGCCATTTTGAACAGGGTTTACTTCAAACATACCAACCTTTTAATTTGTTTGTTTTTTCGGATGCGCGATAGTACCGAATTTCGGCTGCTTTTAACAGCCGTTTTCGGTACTGTGACTGGTTAAGGACGCTTACCCGGCGTTGAGTTTCTGCGCCATGCTGACCAGCTGTTTGGTCAGGTTGGTAAGTTGCTTGCGGGCCGTCTCATCGGTCAGTTTGCCGTTGTCATCGAACTTGTCAGCGGCATTGGCCACCGATACCTGCAAGGGGATTACCACACTCATGATGTTCTGCAAAAGCATGCGCAGCACTGCCAGTACACGCATACCGCCAAGGCCGCCGGGCGACGCCGCCATCAAGCCAATCACTTTATCCTTGTAGGCCGCCAGCATGGGCTCATCATCGCTGGTCTTACGCGACGCCCAGTCGATGGCATTTTTTAATAGTGCCGGATAACTGCTGTTATACTCCGGGCTGGCAATTAAAAACGCATCATGATCAATGAGTAATTGTTTAAAGGCCTGGGCGCGTTCGGGCATGCCATATTCACTTTCTTCGTCTTCATTAAAAATGGGCATCGCATAATCAGCCAGGCTGATTACCGTAACCTCTGCACCGGCCGCTTTTGCCGCTTCTGCGGCATTTTCGACTAACGCCTGATTATATGAGCCATTACGTGTGCTACCTGAAAAAGCGAGTACTTTTACCATGGTTCCATTCCTTTTTGTATGAGTCTGATGATTATACGCACAGACCACTCAAACCGTGCACTTACATTTTATCCAGCGTTTCAATACCTAATAATTCAAGACCCAGCTTCAGCTCTCTGGCAACCAGTGCGGCTAATGCCAGGCGACTGGCACGGGTGGCTGCCGGCACGTCACTTTTTAATATCGGGCACGCTTCATAAAAACTCATAAAGTGACTCGCCAGATCGTACAGATAGCTACATAACACATGCGGCGTTGCATCACGGGCCACCACATTTAACTGCTCTTCTAACTGCAGTAACTGTACAGCCAGCGCATGTTCCTGCTCGTGTTCGATACTGATGTTAGCCTGCAGCGCCGTCGGCGCGACTTCGGCCTTCCGAAACAAGCTTTGGATGCGGGTGTACGCATATTGCAGGTAAGGCGCGGTATTGCCCTCAAAACTTAACATGGTGTCCCAGTTAAACACATAGTCGGTAGTGCGGTTCTTACTTAAGTCGGCATACTTTACTGCGCCAATGCCCACCTTGCGGGCAACCTCTTTCAGCTCGTCGGCGTCTAAACCGGTGTCTCTGGCAGCCAGTAACCGGGCCGCGCGCTCTACCGCCTCATCGAGCAACTCTACCAGCTTCACCGTGCCGCCACTGCGGGTCTTAAAGGGTTTGCCGTCGCTGCCTAGCATCATACCAAAAGGGCAATGCTCGTAGGTTTGCTCCGCTTTCATAAAGCCCGCTTTACGGCCAACAATTTCAGTTTGTTTAAAATGCAAGGCCTGGCGGGCGTCGGTTAAAATGAGCGTGCGGTCTGCATTGAGTGTACCGCTGCGGTAACGCATAGCCGCTAAGTCAGTGGTAGCATATAAGTATCCACCTCCTGATTTTTGCACTATGTATACGGCAGGGTTACCTTCTTTGTCGGCCAGTTCGGGAATAAAGGCAACCTGTGCGCCTTGGTCTTCCACCACGATGCCTTTTTCTTTCAGCTCGGCGACAACCGGCGCTAAATCGTTGTTGTAAGCCGACTCACCCATAATGTCGGCGCGGGTGAGGCTGACATTTAATTTTTTGTACACTTCTTCGCTGTGTGAAATAGACACATCAATAAACAAATGCCACAACTCGGCGCACTGCTGATCGCCGCTTTGCAGTCTGACCACATACTCACGGGCCCGATCGGCAAAGCCGTCTTCTTCATCAAAGCGAATTTTCGCTTCGCGGTAAAAGTCTTCTAAGTCAGACAGGGCTGTCTCGGCTACCTGGTTTTTATTAAGCTTGTCGCTTAAATGCGCCAGTAGCATGCCAAACTGGGTACCCCAGTCACCCATGTGATTCTGGCGAATAACCTTGTGGCCCAAAAACTCCAGCAGTTTTACCACGGCGTCGCCAATAATCGTGGTACGCAGGTGGCCAACGTGCATTTCTTTGGCCAGGTTGGGCGAGGAATAATCAACCACCACCGTTTGCGGAGTCTGCTGCGCAACACCTGCGCGCGTATCCTGCAAAGCCTGTTGGCAGGCAGATGCCAGCCATTCATCGGCCAAATGGATGTTAATAAAGCCAGGGCCGGCGATGTCCAGTTTGCTGGCAATATCATCGAGTTTTACATGCTCAAGTACCTGCGCGGCGATGTCACGCGGCTTTTGCTTTAGTTGCTTGGCCAGCGCCATGGCGCCGTTAAACTGATATTCACCAAATTCAGGACGACCACTGCGCGCGATGGGCACCGGTGCATCGGTAATTCCCATGTCGGCCAGAGCCTGCGAGAAACGAGAGATTAATAAGGCGTGAATATTCATAGCTGTGTTTAGTGCTCGCGTGTGGTGTTAAATTCAATATCGGGGTAACGCTCCTGAGCTAACTGGAGGTTTACCATGGTGGGCGCTACGTAGGTGAGATTGTCACCGCCATCGAGTGCCAGGTTCTGCTCTGCTTTGCGGCGAAATTCATCGAGTTTTCGCTCGCTGTCTGAGTACACCCAACGCGCCGTTGCCACGTTAACGTGCTCATACAGGGCATCAACGTTATATTCTGCTTTTAAGCGGGCGACCACCACATCAAACTGCAGCACCCCGACCGCACCAACAATCAGATCGTTGTTCGCCAGTGGCCTGAATACCTGCACGGCGCCCTCTTCTGACAGCTGAATAAGGCCTTTCTGCAGTTGCTTTTGACGCAACGGATCACGCAGTCGAATGCGCTTAAACAGCTCTGGTGCAAAGTTTGGAATACCGGTAAAGCGATAATCATCGCCCGACGAAAAAGTATCGCCAATACGAATAGAACCATGGTTATGCAGGCCGATAATATCGCCCGCGTAGGCTTCTTCGAGTAATGAGCGATCGCCGGCTAAGAATGTCAGCGCATCGGAAATACGCACATCCTTACCAATGCGGGTATGGCGCATTTTCATGCCCTTTTCATACTTGCCCGAAACAATACGACAAAAGGCGATACGGTCACGGTGTTTAGGATCCATGTTGGCCTGGATTTTAAACACAAAGCCACTGAACTTAGCGTCAGTCGAATCGATCTCACCCTTGTCGGTGGCTCGCCCCTGCGGCTGTGGAGCCCAGGCAACCAAACCATCCAGCATGTGATCAACACCAAAGTTACCCAGTGCTGTACCAAAGAATACGGGGGTAATTTCACCGGCTAAAAACAATTCCTGATCAAACTCATTGGAGGCACCCATGACGAGTTCCAGCTCATCACGAAATTCAGCCGCCAGGCCATCACCTACTGCAGCGTCAACCTCAGGATTGTTCAACCCTTTAATGATTCTCACATCCTGAATAGTGTGGCCCTGCCCCGACTGATACAGCATAACCTCGTCGCGATGTATGTGATACACCCCTTTAAACTGCTTACCGCAACCAATTGGCCAGGTGACCGGCGCACAGGCAATATTCAGTTC
This window harbors:
- a CDS encoding Hpt domain-containing protein yields the protein MQENLMIVDFEFGLRQLNGNKSLLYRLLRKFAAEYRDVDVRLQDLVGARNISGAEDLVHTLKGVSGNLGCNAVYQDSRLVNEQLKHGEADAAAMQSLFDNLNKTLAVIDDLPDEHTASAPETKPDAHHEAHQAFCQALEHHEYINDEKLANWLAKLSLTPAQQEQLTAAVTSLEYDQALTILATVKN
- a CDS encoding TIGR01621 family pseudouridine synthase codes for the protein MELLLCHDDFIVVHKPPGITMHNSDTGIVQQCESLLNLSGLHLVHRLDDVTSGCLILARHAQSAAVFERLFRQHQVQKYYLALVDKKPKKKQGTVKGDMKNRRNGQHILLKSQQNPAITQFFSYGFADAPRIMLVKPLSGKTHQIRVAMKSLGSPITGDTLYGAQPADRTYLHAWGLEFSYNDEDISIFCRPQYGQHFLTPVFTDWLNKAPAPGDLNWPKTTPAPPVSPL
- a CDS encoding ketopantoate reductase family protein, with translation MSAIVNILGSGAIGGLCAAGAQQAGVSYRLLPRASSALLQTVVLQNSPSHDSRSVSLQPLADSAPAAFTADDILILPLKVFQLKAAIAYWQPKLTTDTPIILLHNGMGGMELAAEYLPLNPVYLATTSHGAFKTTATTVQHTGVGKTMLGLSPLHSASASLNTHIGQLLHHCIGPVTWRDDILLALWQKLAINCAINPLTAQHNVRNGALSSAVFRPTIEAVVNEVCEVAVACGIELRYSVVLAQVFEVIQLTATNYSSMHQDVAHQRPTEIDAITGYIIAQANKKGIDVTTNTLLYNAIKNA
- the lysS gene encoding lysine--tRNA ligase; this encodes MSEQQLDENKLIAERRAKLSAIREQCRANGFPNSFRRENYAQELQDKYAELDKETLVEQDNQVSVAGRVMAKRGPFILLQDMTGRIQAYADKTVQKDLKARYGSLDIGDIIGVAGALHKSGKGDLYVNMASYELLTKSLRPLPEKFHGLTDQETKYRQRYVDLITSEKTRETFVVRSKIVNGIRNFLTTRDYIEVETPMLQVIPGGATAKPFVTHHNSLDIDMYLRIAPELYLKRLVVGGFERVFEINRNFRNEGLSTRHNPEFTMLEFYQAYADYNDLMNLTEDMLRSLADDILGTTKLVNTVRDTDGNVIAEKHYDFGKPFERLSMGEAILKYWPEANEAAIRDPEAHLPELKAMAKQLHIKEPEVDGIWGAGKYLCEIFEATAEEQLEQPTFITEYPWEVSPLARRNDNNPFITDRFEFFVGGRELANGFSELNDPEDQAERFSKQVEEKDAGDDEAMHFDEDYIRALEFGLPPTAGEGIGIDRLTMLFTDSPTIKDVILFPHMKPQTQQDSE
- the prfB gene encoding peptide chain release factor 2 (programmed frameshift) codes for the protein MFEVNPVQNGIQDIRERTAALRGYLDFDAKSERLEEVNRELESPDVWNDPEKAQALGKEKVALEQVVETIVNLEQGADDVEGLLELAVEAEDEETFDETRKELNELISQLEKLEFRRMFSGANDANDCYLDIQSGSGGTEAQDWANMLLRMYLRWGELHGFKTELIEVSDGDVAGIKSATIRFSGEYAFGWLRTETGVHRLVRKSPFDSGNRRHTSFASAFAYPEIDDDIEIDINPSDLRIDTYRASGAGGQHVNRTDSAVRITHLPTNIVVQCQNDRSQHKNKDQAMKQLKAKLFEFELQKQNAEKQALEDNKSDIGWGSQIRSYVLDDSRIKDLRTGVENRNTQAVLDGDLDKFIEASLKSGL
- a CDS encoding NADPH-dependent FMN reductase, with translation MVKVLAFSGSTRNGSYNQALVENAAEAAKAAGAEVTVISLADYAMPIFNEDEESEYGMPERAQAFKQLLIDHDAFLIASPEYNSSYPALLKNAIDWASRKTSDDEPMLAAYKDKVIGLMAASPGGLGGMRVLAVLRMLLQNIMSVVIPLQVSVANAADKFDDNGKLTDETARKQLTNLTKQLVSMAQKLNAG
- the argS gene encoding arginine--tRNA ligase is translated as MNIHALLISRFSQALADMGITDAPVPIARSGRPEFGEYQFNGAMALAKQLKQKPRDIAAQVLEHVKLDDIASKLDIAGPGFINIHLADEWLASACQQALQDTRAGVAQQTPQTVVVDYSSPNLAKEMHVGHLRTTIIGDAVVKLLEFLGHKVIRQNHMGDWGTQFGMLLAHLSDKLNKNQVAETALSDLEDFYREAKIRFDEEDGFADRAREYVVRLQSGDQQCAELWHLFIDVSISHSEEVYKKLNVSLTRADIMGESAYNNDLAPVVAELKEKGIVVEDQGAQVAFIPELADKEGNPAVYIVQKSGGGYLYATTDLAAMRYRSGTLNADRTLILTDARQALHFKQTEIVGRKAGFMKAEQTYEHCPFGMMLGSDGKPFKTRSGGTVKLVELLDEAVERAARLLAARDTGLDADELKEVARKVGIGAVKYADLSKNRTTDYVFNWDTMLSFEGNTAPYLQYAYTRIQSLFRKAEVAPTALQANISIEHEQEHALAVQLLQLEEQLNVVARDATPHVLCSYLYDLASHFMSFYEACPILKSDVPAATRASRLALAALVARELKLGLELLGIETLDKM
- the prfC gene encoding peptide chain release factor 3, whose protein sequence is MTQLLEEIKRRRTFAIISHPDAGKTTITEKVLLYGHALQTAGTVKGKKSGQHAKSDWMDMEKERGISVTTSVMQFPYSDHLINLLDTPGHEDFSEDTYRTLTAVDSCLMVIDAAKGVEDRTRKLMEVTRLRDTPIITFMNKLDRDIRDPMELLDEVETELNIACAPVTWPIGCGKQFKGVYHIHRDEVMLYQSGQGHTIQDVRIIKGLNNPEVDAAVGDGLAAEFRDELELVMGASNEFDQELFLAGEITPVFFGTALGNFGVDHMLDGLVAWAPQPQGRATDKGEIDSTDAKFSGFVFKIQANMDPKHRDRIAFCRIVSGKYEKGMKMRHTRIGKDVRISDALTFLAGDRSLLEEAYAGDIIGLHNHGSIRIGDTFSSGDDYRFTGIPNFAPELFKRIRLRDPLRQKQLQKGLIQLSEEGAVQVFRPLANNDLIVGAVGVLQFDVVVARLKAEYNVDALYEHVNVATARWVYSDSERKLDEFRRKAEQNLALDGGDNLTYVAPTMVNLQLAQERYPDIEFNTTREH